Proteins from a single region of Oreochromis niloticus isolate F11D_XX linkage group LG7, O_niloticus_UMD_NMBU, whole genome shotgun sequence:
- the LOC100702159 gene encoding deoxyribonuclease-2-beta, protein MWKLLLTFSLLCWTSEGSVTCRNENNGEVDWYILYKTPKTNTLQGVEYLYIDSQGMRRGTKAINDPQGVLANTLKTLFQPDGSMPPSFGFISYGDQLPRDVASQNFGHSKGVLLVNESGTGIWLLHSTPKFPYARDENSFWPSTGVKNAQTFICVTFPYDEFRKIGKHLQYIRAFPFDHRIPGDFHTELQDVVNKVDVPPDDNFQQLTSSNRSNFYSIAKNYSSADDDGEDLYVNIAQKVSSDLLVQTWGCQMRRDTSFCKENKFKVENINTTATSLGQWNNTKDHSKWCVAKDPENNWMCVADVNRAPSQYARRGGALCINDKKIKDIFQNFANKIEDCQNRSLLDILNIMNPDYDP, encoded by the exons ATGTGGAAACTGCTGTTGACCTTCAGTCTGCTTTGCTGGACGTCTGAGGGCAGTGTGACCTGcagaaatgaaaacaatggTGAAGTGGACTG GTACATCTTGTACAAGACGCCCAAGACAAATACTTTACAGGGTGTGGAGTATCTTTACATCGATTCACAGGGAATGAGAAGAGGCACCAAGGCCATCAACGATCCTCAGGGTGTCCTGGCCAATACTCTCAAGACCCTTTTTCAGCCAGATGGATCCATG CCACCAAGCTTTGGATTTATCAGCTATGGTGATCAACTTCCAAGAGATGTAGCTTCTCAAAACTTTGGTCACAGTAAAG GCGTTCTGCTCGTGAATGAAAGTGGAACTGGAATCTGGCTCCTGCACAGCACACCAAAGTTTCCTTATGCAAGAGATGAAAATTCCTTCTGGCCTTCAACTGGAGTAAAAAATGCACAGACATTTATCTGTGTAACATTTCCCTATGACGAGTTTAGGAAAATTG GTAAACATCTGCAGTATATTCGAGCTTTCCCATTTGACCATCGTATTCCAGGAGATTTCCACACAGAACTACAGGATGTTGTAAACAAGGTTGATGTTCCTCCAGATGATAATTTTCAGCAACTGACCTCAAGTAACAGGTCAAACTTTTACAGCATCGCAAAAAACTATAGCTctgctgatgatgatg GTGAAGATCTTTATGTCAATATCGCACAAAAAGTCAGCAGTGATCTGCTCGTCCAGACGTGGGGCTGCCAGATGAGGCGGGATACATCCTTCTGTAAAGAGAATAAATTCAAAGTGGAAAATATCAATACTACAGCAACTAGCCTCGGTCAATGGAATAATACAAAGGACCATTCCAAGTGGTGTGTAGCTAAAGATCCAGAGAATAACTGGATGTGTGTTGCTGATGTAAACAGAGCCCCGAGCCAGTACGCTAGGCGTGGAGGTGCACTGTGTattaatgataaaaaaataaaagacatttttcagAATTTTGCAAACAAAATTGAGGACTGTCAAAACAGGAGCCTCCTGGACATCCTGAACATCATGAACCCCGACTATGATCCATAG
- the LOC109202858 gene encoding uncharacterized protein LOC109202858 isoform X1 — MKQHKTVQHSFPVLLLPSCVSELLLPDQMEITLPGPTEVTLPGPTEVTLPGPTEVTLPGPTEITLPGPTEITLTNPMDVTLQGPALPTPRTVNISPQPVVLLGMVDARPSPKIDLPGASPESSQLVDASVPAQLGALFIPVLPGDSPQFSGVLQSAPSVSESDLASHETVLPVPKLASFETTYLVPEMANSEPIYPVQSELADVVNPVPESAECPGLFEPNRIVLSDTDAPEAEHLLLLPDPEPESAELSELAILGRMYPEPKLTVPELILPVPAKPMTVLRTWPQDGVRLHCWTFPTLLEGLHVCCQLPARLPARPPEELRVCSRLPASERLRLHCWSSTLLRCRPGPAMVPNASYVLGFLLLNFFGLCNPGLLNAPH, encoded by the coding sequence ATGAAACAGCACAAAACAGTCCAGCACAGCTTTCCAGTCTTGTTGCTGCCATCCTGTGTATCAGAACTATTACTACCAGACCAGATGGAAATAACACTACCAGGCCCGACAGAGGTCACACTGCCAGGCCCAACAGAGGTCACACTGCCAGGCCCGACAGAGGTTACATTGCCAGGACCAACGGAGATAACGTTGCCAGGCCCGACAGAGATCACATTGACAAACCCAATGGATGTCACACTGCAAGGCCCTGCACTCCCTACACCTAGGACAGTCAACATCAGTCCTCAGCCTGTTGTTCTGCTTGGAATGGTTGATGCTAGGCCCTCTCCCAAGATTGATCTGCCCGGGGCCTCCCCAGAGTCCTCTCAGCTAGTGGATGCTTCTGTCCCTGCTCAGCTTGGTGCCTTATTTATACCCGTCCTGCCTGGTGACAGTCCCCAGTTCTCTGGGGTCCTGCAGTCGGCACCCTCGGTATCTGAATCTGACCTGGCTTCCCATGAGACTGTTTTGCCTGTACCCAAGCTGGCCTCATTTGAGACTACGTACCTCGTACCAGAAATGGCTAACTCTGAGCCAATATATCCTGTGCAGTCTGAACTGGCTGACGTTGTTAATCCTGTGCCCGAGTCAGCTGAATGTCCTGGGTTGTTTGAACCCAACCGTATTGTGCTGTCGGACACAGATGCACCTGAGGCTGAgcatcttctgctgctgccaGATCCTGAGCCAGAGTCTGCTGAGCTGTCTGAGTTGGCCATTCTTGGGCGCATGTATCCTGAGCCCAAGCTGACTGTTCCTGAGCTTATACTTCCTGTGCCAGCTAAACCGATGACTGTGTTACGTACCTGGCCTCAAGACGGGGTCCGTCTCCACTGCTGGACATTTCCTACGCTGCTAGAAGGCCTCCATGTCTGCTGCCAGCTTCCAGCCCGGCTTCCTGCCCGCCCACCCGAGGAGCTCCGTGTCTGTTCCCGGCTTCCTGCTTCCGAGCGTCTCCGTCTCCATTGCTGGTCATCTACACTGCTTCGCTGTCGCCCGGGTCCTGCTATGGTTCCAAATGCATCTTATGTGCTTGGTTTTTTGTTACTTAATTTTTTTGGACTTTGTAACCCCGGACTTTTGAACGCGCCACATTAA
- the LOC109202858 gene encoding uncharacterized protein LOC109202858 isoform X2, with translation MEITLPGPTEVTLPGPTEVTLPGPTEVTLPGPTEITLPGPTEITLTNPMDVTLQGPALPTPRTVNISPQPVVLLGMVDARPSPKIDLPGASPESSQLVDASVPAQLGALFIPVLPGDSPQFSGVLQSAPSVSESDLASHETVLPVPKLASFETTYLVPEMANSEPIYPVQSELADVVNPVPESAECPGLFEPNRIVLSDTDAPEAEHLLLLPDPEPESAELSELAILGRMYPEPKLTVPELILPVPAKPMTVLRTWPQDGVRLHCWTFPTLLEGLHVCCQLPARLPARPPEELRVCSRLPASERLRLHCWSSTLLRCRPGPAMVPNASYVLGFLLLNFFGLCNPGLLNAPH, from the coding sequence ATGGAAATAACACTACCAGGCCCGACAGAGGTCACACTGCCAGGCCCAACAGAGGTCACACTGCCAGGCCCGACAGAGGTTACATTGCCAGGACCAACGGAGATAACGTTGCCAGGCCCGACAGAGATCACATTGACAAACCCAATGGATGTCACACTGCAAGGCCCTGCACTCCCTACACCTAGGACAGTCAACATCAGTCCTCAGCCTGTTGTTCTGCTTGGAATGGTTGATGCTAGGCCCTCTCCCAAGATTGATCTGCCCGGGGCCTCCCCAGAGTCCTCTCAGCTAGTGGATGCTTCTGTCCCTGCTCAGCTTGGTGCCTTATTTATACCCGTCCTGCCTGGTGACAGTCCCCAGTTCTCTGGGGTCCTGCAGTCGGCACCCTCGGTATCTGAATCTGACCTGGCTTCCCATGAGACTGTTTTGCCTGTACCCAAGCTGGCCTCATTTGAGACTACGTACCTCGTACCAGAAATGGCTAACTCTGAGCCAATATATCCTGTGCAGTCTGAACTGGCTGACGTTGTTAATCCTGTGCCCGAGTCAGCTGAATGTCCTGGGTTGTTTGAACCCAACCGTATTGTGCTGTCGGACACAGATGCACCTGAGGCTGAgcatcttctgctgctgccaGATCCTGAGCCAGAGTCTGCTGAGCTGTCTGAGTTGGCCATTCTTGGGCGCATGTATCCTGAGCCCAAGCTGACTGTTCCTGAGCTTATACTTCCTGTGCCAGCTAAACCGATGACTGTGTTACGTACCTGGCCTCAAGACGGGGTCCGTCTCCACTGCTGGACATTTCCTACGCTGCTAGAAGGCCTCCATGTCTGCTGCCAGCTTCCAGCCCGGCTTCCTGCCCGCCCACCCGAGGAGCTCCGTGTCTGTTCCCGGCTTCCTGCTTCCGAGCGTCTCCGTCTCCATTGCTGGTCATCTACACTGCTTCGCTGTCGCCCGGGTCCTGCTATGGTTCCAAATGCATCTTATGTGCTTGGTTTTTTGTTACTTAATTTTTTTGGACTTTGTAACCCCGGACTTTTGAACGCGCCACATTAA